From a region of the Microterricola gilva genome:
- a CDS encoding VOC family protein — protein MTVRIDLIGFVVADMARSLEFYRRLGLEIPAGAESEDHVEITLPGGIRLGWDTIDVVKSFDPEWTAPVGGHRMVPAFLCDSPAELDQLFADLVAAGAEAHKEPWDAFWGQRYAILRDPDGNSVELFAPLPE, from the coding sequence ATGACAGTACGCATCGACCTCATCGGATTCGTCGTCGCCGACATGGCGCGCTCGCTCGAGTTCTACCGCCGACTGGGCCTCGAGATCCCGGCCGGCGCCGAGAGCGAGGACCACGTCGAGATCACGCTGCCCGGCGGCATCCGCCTCGGCTGGGACACGATCGACGTCGTGAAGAGCTTCGACCCGGAATGGACCGCGCCGGTTGGCGGCCACCGCATGGTTCCCGCATTCCTCTGCGATTCGCCCGCCGAGCTCGACCAGCTCTTCGCCGACCTCGTCGCGGCAGGCGCGGAGGCGCACAAGGAACCGTGGGATGCCTTCTGGGGTCAGCGCTACGCGATCCTGCGCGACCCGGATGGCAACTCGGTCGAACTCTTCGCTCCGCTGCCCGAATAA
- a CDS encoding HNH endonuclease signature motif containing protein yields the protein MGNPTEAVNEAHALLLSALADTDVRLLHDDALLEFTAAAEAAGRAVDALRIRAAGEHAFRSRRELGEDRLSAKRGCRNAVELLARITLASERTLTQRMRLGEATRPRMALSGERMPARFDQVADALGTGSIGYDSAAAIMDTLDPIRGRVGDLNVEHAETALVAAATGPTVESPVPFAADEIRGQARVWETVLDEDGTVPAEERAMQARGISAGVTRDGVVHRKMTLLPEIDAKFETLLNAYLNPRSKPSFADPDPDAPKDPRATAQARHDVFASLIDGAARSADSPSIGGAAPTVLVSVRQADLDAGTGAGFIEGCEAPISMRAVEQFVCAGGQQHVVIGPDGTINSIGSNDRVFNATQRRAITLRDGGCIIPGCSIPAAWSEIHHVKAYRDGGETETCNGVLLCWFHHRTIETSGWQILMIDGVPHVKPPPWLRNGRSDAETPWRRSTKSRTQQADLLQQQQPALVE from the coding sequence ATGGGAAACCCGACGGAGGCAGTCAACGAGGCACACGCCCTGCTGCTCTCCGCCCTCGCTGACACCGATGTTCGACTGCTGCACGACGACGCCCTACTGGAGTTCACCGCCGCAGCCGAGGCTGCCGGCCGCGCCGTCGACGCCCTCCGTATTCGGGCAGCCGGCGAGCACGCGTTCCGCTCCCGCCGAGAACTCGGCGAAGACCGCCTCTCCGCGAAGAGAGGCTGCCGCAACGCGGTCGAACTCCTCGCCCGGATCACCCTCGCCTCGGAACGCACCCTGACGCAACGGATGCGCCTCGGGGAAGCCACGCGGCCCCGGATGGCGCTCAGTGGGGAGAGGATGCCGGCCCGCTTCGACCAGGTCGCCGACGCCCTCGGCACGGGTTCCATCGGCTACGACAGTGCCGCGGCGATCATGGACACCCTGGACCCGATTCGGGGTCGGGTCGGCGACCTCAACGTCGAGCACGCCGAGACGGCGCTCGTCGCCGCCGCGACCGGGCCGACGGTGGAGTCGCCGGTGCCGTTCGCCGCCGACGAGATCCGCGGGCAGGCCCGGGTCTGGGAGACGGTCCTGGATGAGGACGGCACGGTGCCGGCGGAGGAGCGGGCCATGCAGGCCCGCGGTATCAGCGCCGGGGTGACCCGGGATGGGGTCGTGCACCGCAAGATGACGCTGCTGCCGGAGATCGACGCCAAGTTCGAAACCCTGCTGAACGCGTACCTGAACCCACGCAGCAAACCCAGCTTCGCCGACCCCGACCCGGACGCCCCGAAAGACCCCCGGGCGACGGCGCAGGCCCGGCACGACGTGTTCGCGAGCCTCATCGACGGCGCCGCCCGCAGCGCGGACAGCCCGAGCATTGGTGGGGCGGCGCCGACTGTGCTCGTCTCGGTGCGGCAGGCCGACCTCGACGCCGGTACCGGGGCCGGGTTCATTGAGGGCTGTGAGGCCCCGATTTCCATGCGGGCGGTGGAGCAATTCGTGTGCGCCGGTGGGCAGCAACATGTGGTGATCGGCCCGGACGGCACGATTAACAGCATCGGCAGCAATGACCGGGTCTTCAACGCCACCCAACGGCGGGCGATCACCCTCCGCGACGGCGGCTGCATCATCCCGGGCTGTTCGATCCCGGCCGCGTGGAGCGAGATCCACCACGTCAAGGCGTATCGGGACGGGGGCGAAACCGAGACGTGTAACGGAGTCCTGCTCTGTTGGTTCCACCACCGCACGATCGAGACCAGCGGCTGGCAGATCCTCATGATCGACGGCGTCCCGCACGTGAAACCACCACCCTGGCTCCGGAACGGACGCTCCGACGCGGAGACCCCGTGGCGAAGATCGACGAAGTCCCGCACCCAACAAGCCGACCTGCTTCAGCAACAGCAGCCGGCGCTGGTCGAGTAA